CTTTCTAAGCGTAAGGTCGATGCGATTTCTGCATGGGATCAGCTTGAAGTGAAATTCAAATCCGGTGAAGTGTTTGAAGCAGAAGTAAAAGATGTTGTAAAAGGCGGGCTTGTCGTCGATTTGGGCGTGCGGGGCTTCGTTCCAGCTTCACTTGTTGAAGATTATTTTGTAGAAAACTTTGATGATTACAAAGGCAAAACATTGAGCTTTAAAATTACAGAATTAGATAAAGAAAAAGGCCGTTTAATTTTATCGCACCGCGCCGTTTTAGAAGCGCAAAAAGCTTCGAAAAAGCAGCAAGTCATTGATACGATTCGACAAGGCGACATTTTAGAAGGTACTGTCCAGCGTCTAGCGAACTTTGGTGCTTTCATCGATTTAGGTGGCGTCGACGGGCTTGTGCACATTTCACAAGTGGCACATGAGCACGTAGATGATGTATCAAAAGTGCTTTCAGAAGGCCAAGCTGTGAAAGTGAAGGTGCTTTCGATTGATCCAGCAAATGAACGTATTTCGTTATCCATTAAAGATACGTTACCTGGACCATGGACGGACATTGAACACAAAGCAGCAAAAGGGTCTATTCTTACGGGTACGGTAAAGCGCTTAGTAACATTCGGCGCGTTTGTGGAATTATTCCCAGGCGTTGAAGGACTTGTGCACATTTCACAAATTTCACATAAGCACATCAATACACCTCATGAAGCGTTAAAAGAAGGTCAAGAGGTGGAAGTGAAGGTGCTTGAAGTGAGTGAAGGTGAAAAACGCCTAGCGCTAAGCATCAAAGCGTTACAAGAAGCAGAACAGGCAGACGAAAACTTCGATTATGAGCTACCAGAAGAAAATACTGGCTTCTCATTTAGCGACGTTATTGGCGACCAGTTAAAAGGCTTTAAATAATACACGTAAAATACAATCTTTCTCTAATAAGAGAGAGGTTGTATTTTTTATTCCGTATAAAGTTGTTGTTAGAGGGAATATATACACCCCGCATAAATTTATTAAATTGCTGAATTGGTGGGCCTCGCAAACGGCATTAAAGACAGTAGTATGGACATGTACCAAGTGGCCATAATGCTGTCATGCCGTAGCCCATCAATAAAAAAGTAAGACTTTATTCAAACATCACTCATATTGATAAAAAGCCAAATACATTTCGAATAGTGTGAAAAAATGATATAATGGACGAATTCGTGTATAATACAAGAAGATAGAGTTTGGAAGGATGAAGTACAGATGACAAAACCAGTAATCGCCATCGTAGGACGTCCGAACGTAGGTAAGTCGACAATCTTTAACAGAATCGTCGGCGAACGTGTATCAATCGTGGAAGATATTCCAGGTGTAACACGTGACCGTATTTATAGTTCGGCTGATTGGCTAGCACATGAATTCAATATTATCGATACAGGCGGTATTGATATTGGAGACGAACCATTTTTAGAGCAAATTCGTCAGCAAGCAGAGATTGCTATTGATGAAGCAGATGTAATTATTTTCATGACAAATGGTCGTGAAGGTGTAACAGCAGCGGATGAGCAAGTAGCAAGAATCTTATATAAAACAAAAAAACCAGTTGTCTTAGCTATCAACAAAGTCGACAACCCTGATATGCGTCATATGATTT
The sequence above is a segment of the Solibacillus sp. FSL H8-0523 genome. Coding sequences within it:
- the rpsA gene encoding 30S ribosomal protein S1, with amino-acid sequence MSEEMNLGSNQQFQEGDIVKGVAEKVDEKSVTVSIEGAPFDGIIPISELSSLHIEKASDLVSVGDHLDLMITKVEEENYVLSKRKVDAISAWDQLEVKFKSGEVFEAEVKDVVKGGLVVDLGVRGFVPASLVEDYFVENFDDYKGKTLSFKITELDKEKGRLILSHRAVLEAQKASKKQQVIDTIRQGDILEGTVQRLANFGAFIDLGGVDGLVHISQVAHEHVDDVSKVLSEGQAVKVKVLSIDPANERISLSIKDTLPGPWTDIEHKAAKGSILTGTVKRLVTFGAFVELFPGVEGLVHISQISHKHINTPHEALKEGQEVEVKVLEVSEGEKRLALSIKALQEAEQADENFDYELPEENTGFSFSDVIGDQLKGFK